Proteins encoded within one genomic window of Christensenellaceae bacterium:
- a CDS encoding O-methyltransferase, which translates to MTNAEEYLNSVNKRAEELRPLRLFAAENYIPIIKQSTEKLLFAVTAMTKPKKILEIGTAIGYSGLIMLRAHKDAELVTIEKEEDFYEMAYDNFEKFAGGGVRSIIQKMGDAIEILPTLKDKFDLIFLDGPKAQYIKFLPYLVDLLTVGGVLFADDVLFMGMVQGKIETPVKKRSIVKNLQRFNEAVAQHPQLESVMLDIEDGISLSVKMFGGENV; encoded by the coding sequence ATGACAAATGCTGAAGAGTATCTGAATAGTGTAAATAAGCGCGCGGAGGAGTTGAGGCCCCTGCGCCTTTTTGCCGCAGAGAATTATATTCCAATTATAAAGCAGTCGACTGAAAAGCTGCTTTTTGCTGTGACTGCTATGACAAAACCTAAGAAAATTTTGGAAATTGGCACAGCAATCGGATATTCGGGTCTGATTATGCTGAGAGCACATAAAGACGCTGAGCTTGTCACTATAGAAAAAGAAGAAGATTTCTATGAAATGGCCTATGATAATTTTGAGAAATTCGCAGGGGGGGGGGTACGGAGTATTATTCAGAAGATGGGTGATGCTATTGAAATATTGCCGACACTCAAAGATAAGTTTGATTTGATATTTTTAGACGGCCCCAAAGCGCAGTATATTAAGTTTTTGCCTTATTTGGTTGACCTTTTGACGGTGGGCGGAGTTCTGTTTGCTGATGACGTACTTTTTATGGGTATGGTACAGGGCAAGATTGAAACTCCTGTCAAGAAACGAAGTATCGTAAAAAACCTGCAAAGGTTTAATGAAGCGGTTGCGCAGCATCCACAGCTTGAAAGTGTCATGCTTGATATTGAGGACGGTATAAGTCTAAGCGTAAAAATGTTTGGTGGTGAAAATGTTTAA
- a CDS encoding ribonuclease J — protein MTNEQSEGIITQNNMLNNAVGRRGQNRGQDNFKRNEPAKDNLKVIFLGGVGEVGKNMTALEYGDDIIIIDSGMGFPDNDMLGIDCVVQDISYLVERKSKVRGIFITHGHEDHIGSLPYILPQLNVPIYGSRLTMGLAERKLREHPIKYTAKSVEAGSVIAAGKFKVEFIQVTHSIPGSMMLAVFTPVGTVIHSGDFKIDLTPVGQERMDLARLAELGKKGVLLLLCESTNVERDGFSMSEREIGKTFETLFMKHKDKRIFITAFASNVHRMQQAIDLATKTGRKIFVLGRSMIDTLDIATKIGEMKYDKKLICEIENIDKYKDSEVLVILTGSQGQETSALYRLSVDNFPKAKLGSGDTIIISASAVPGNEKAINDVINNLVMMGCDVVYNEIADVHVSGHAYRDELKLIHALTKPKFFMPVHGEHKHLKVHKEMAIELGMQERNIIVPTIGACVEVNQNLLKFAGQVRAGERLVDGFGLGDTESVVLRDRKVLSEEGICVVFMSIASRTGEIENGPEIISRGFIYQEEAGELISEAKEALRSQLEKMELKGLDVAEVKAAVRKVASGYFFKKTKRRPMIITIVNYV, from the coding sequence ATGACAAATGAACAAAGTGAGGGCATAATCACTCAAAACAATATGCTAAATAATGCTGTCGGCAGAAGAGGACAAAATAGAGGGCAGGATAATTTTAAAAGAAACGAACCCGCAAAGGATAATCTTAAGGTAATATTTCTGGGCGGTGTCGGCGAAGTGGGCAAGAACATGACTGCGCTGGAATATGGCGACGATATCATAATTATTGACAGCGGAATGGGCTTTCCTGACAATGATATGTTGGGTATAGACTGCGTTGTGCAGGATATATCCTACTTGGTTGAGCGTAAATCAAAGGTAAGAGGTATATTTATTACACACGGGCACGAGGACCACATCGGTTCACTGCCGTATATTTTGCCGCAGTTAAATGTACCGATTTACGGAAGCAGGCTAACTATGGGTCTTGCTGAAAGAAAGCTTAGGGAGCACCCCATAAAATATACCGCAAAAAGCGTTGAAGCGGGCTCGGTTATTGCCGCTGGCAAATTTAAGGTGGAGTTTATTCAAGTTACCCATTCAATTCCGGGTTCAATGATGTTGGCTGTTTTCACCCCGGTGGGCACAGTTATTCACTCGGGTGATTTTAAGATTGACCTGACCCCTGTGGGGCAGGAGCGCATGGATCTTGCGAGACTTGCTGAGCTAGGAAAGAAGGGAGTATTGCTGCTTTTGTGTGAAAGCACCAATGTTGAACGCGACGGATTTTCGATGAGCGAGCGCGAGATTGGCAAGACGTTTGAAACACTGTTTATGAAGCATAAGGACAAGCGTATTTTTATCACAGCATTTGCTTCAAATGTGCACCGAATGCAGCAGGCTATTGACCTTGCCACCAAAACCGGCCGAAAGATTTTTGTGCTGGGCCGAAGTATGATTGATACTCTGGATATTGCCACTAAAATCGGTGAAATGAAATATGATAAAAAACTTATCTGCGAAATAGAAAATATAGATAAGTATAAGGATAGCGAAGTGTTGGTTATTCTAACAGGCAGTCAGGGGCAGGAAACCAGTGCGCTTTATAGACTTTCGGTTGACAACTTCCCCAAAGCTAAGCTCGGCAGCGGAGACACTATTATAATTTCGGCGAGTGCTGTTCCGGGCAACGAAAAAGCTATAAATGATGTCATTAATAATCTTGTTATGATGGGCTGTGATGTAGTATATAATGAAATTGCCGATGTACATGTGTCGGGGCATGCCTATAGGGATGAGTTAAAGCTTATTCATGCCCTGACCAAACCCAAATTTTTTATGCCCGTGCATGGTGAACATAAGCATCTCAAGGTGCACAAAGAAATGGCCATAGAGCTTGGTATGCAAGAGCGCAACATTATTGTTCCTACAATCGGAGCATGTGTTGAGGTTAATCAAAATCTCTTGAAATTTGCAGGTCAAGTTCGTGCCGGTGAGCGTCTTGTTGACGGTTTTGGCTTAGGCGACACTGAAAGTGTGGTGTTACGCGACCGTAAGGTGCTCAGTGAAGAGGGTATTTGTGTGGTGTTTATGAGTATAGCCAGCCGTACGGGTGAAATTGAGAACGGACCTGAGATAATCTCGAGAGGGTTTATTTATCAGGAAGAAGCAGGTGAGCTTATAAGCGAAGCCAAGGAAGCACTGCGCAGTCAGCTTGAGAAAATGGAACTGAAAGGCTTAGACGTGGCAGAAGTTAAGGCGGCGGTGCGTAAAGTAGCGTCAGGGTATTTCTTTAAAAAGACAAAACGCCGTCCTATGATAATAACTATTGTGAATTATGTTTAA
- a CDS encoding nitroreductase family protein produces MEVIEAIKQRKSERKYLSKKITKEVLNDIIDCARLAPSACNTQPWRFIVVTDKAIKNKIAEFSSWGKFLSHCSAAVLVFGKTYQFVVEDCSAATQNILLAATGHGIGSCWIAGYRCPYSADIAEIFSVPKEYELMSIISLGYADTYLERSRAPKKSLEEVLSFNKF; encoded by the coding sequence ATGGAAGTGATAGAGGCCATAAAACAGAGAAAGAGTGAACGTAAATATCTGTCAAAAAAGATAACAAAAGAAGTTTTGAACGATATTATTGATTGTGCCAGGCTTGCTCCGAGTGCGTGTAACACGCAGCCATGGCGCTTTATTGTAGTTACAGATAAAGCAATTAAAAATAAAATTGCCGAATTTAGCTCGTGGGGGAAGTTTCTTTCGCATTGCTCCGCAGCGGTTTTGGTTTTTGGAAAGACTTATCAATTTGTGGTGGAGGACTGTAGTGCCGCCACTCAAAATATTCTGCTGGCGGCAACAGGTCATGGAATAGGCTCCTGTTGGATAGCGGGATACAGATGTCCTTATTCGGCGGATATTGCTGAAATATTCAGCGTTCCCAAGGAGTATGAGCTTATGAGTATTATATCTCTGGGATATGCCGACACGTACTTGGAGCGTTCCAGAGCCCCCAAAAAATCACTTGAAGAAGTTTTGAGTTTTAATAAATTTTAA
- the sigK gene encoding RNA polymerase sporulation sigma factor SigK — protein MIVESFMTFMNRIMLFSAFVNNVSCFPKPLNPEAEKENFEKFWAGDKKAKEILISHNLRLVAHIVKKYNTAGEADDLISVGSIGLIKAINSFQYGKNTQFSTYAARCIENEILMLLRVNKKHQSTLALNEVLSRDKEGNEVCLMDIVPDIEHDVIEEVENNILTVKLLGIIKESLSEREYQIMELRFGIGGKPTYTQREVADRLGISRSYISRLEKKALATIRAQIKKQELFF, from the coding sequence ATGATAGTTGAAAGTTTTATGACGTTCATGAACAGAATTATGCTTTTTTCGGCGTTTGTCAATAATGTATCATGTTTTCCAAAGCCTTTGAATCCCGAAGCAGAAAAGGAGAACTTTGAAAAGTTTTGGGCGGGCGACAAAAAGGCAAAAGAAATTTTGATAAGCCATAACTTGAGACTTGTAGCGCATATAGTAAAAAAATATAATACAGCGGGAGAGGCCGATGATTTGATATCGGTGGGCTCCATAGGTCTTATTAAGGCTATCAACAGTTTTCAATATGGAAAGAACACACAGTTCAGCACTTATGCTGCCAGATGTATTGAAAATGAAATCCTTATGCTCTTGAGGGTAAACAAAAAACATCAATCAACTTTGGCGCTTAATGAAGTGCTCAGCCGCGACAAAGAGGGAAATGAGGTGTGTCTTATGGATATCGTTCCCGACATTGAGCATGATGTTATTGAGGAGGTGGAAAATAACATTCTGACCGTTAAGCTCCTCGGCATCATAAAAGAAAGCTTAAGTGAACGGGAATATCAGATTATGGAGCTGCGCTTTGGTATTGGCGGCAAGCCTACATATACTCAACGCGAGGTTGCTGACCGGCTTGGTATATCAAGGTCATATATAAGCAGACTTGAAAAAAAGGCGCTTGCCACCATACGCGCTCAAATAAAGAAACAAGAGTTGTTTTTCTAA
- a CDS encoding U32 family peptidase → MLELLSPAGNAEKLKTAVYFGADAVYFAGKKYGLRASCDNFEADEIEEYIKYCHRHGVKAYITINIIAHNDDLNGLDEYIKYLEKIGADAVIAADIGVICRIREAAPGLAIHVSTQANITNKYAAKFFADLGVKRLILARELSITEIKEIREYIPNEVELEAFVHGAMCISYSGRCLLSNYLSGRDSNRGQCVQACRWEYSISEKSRRGSFYDVIEDERGTYILNSKDLNMLEHLRALIDVGVTSFKIEGRMKSPYYVATVTNAYRRVLDKMKEDINYKPIKTLKDELYKASHRQYTTGFNFKDRFKEERECLESSMPVQTHEFMALVLEDRKDGFVLVQQRNRFEVGEELEILSPNDTFNKKFKVTKIKNLNGKEVEMAKLVQEKLMLKTKLSLKAGDILRKRVAGGG, encoded by the coding sequence ATGTTGGAGCTTTTAAGTCCTGCTGGGAATGCTGAGAAATTGAAGACGGCCGTATATTTTGGAGCGGATGCCGTATATTTTGCCGGCAAAAAATATGGTTTGAGGGCCTCTTGTGATAATTTTGAGGCGGATGAGATTGAAGAATATATAAAATATTGTCACCGGCACGGGGTGAAGGCTTATATAACAATCAATATTATTGCTCACAATGATGATTTAAACGGGCTTGACGAATATATTAAATATCTTGAAAAAATCGGTGCCGATGCTGTGATTGCGGCTGATATCGGTGTTATTTGTCGCATTCGTGAGGCGGCGCCCGGTCTTGCTATTCATGTGAGTACTCAGGCCAACATAACCAATAAGTATGCGGCCAAGTTTTTTGCCGACCTTGGGGTTAAGCGTCTAATTTTGGCCAGAGAGCTCAGTATTACCGAAATTAAAGAGATTAGGGAGTATATTCCTAACGAGGTTGAACTCGAAGCCTTTGTTCATGGGGCTATGTGTATAAGTTATTCGGGCAGGTGTTTACTCAGCAATTATCTTTCGGGCAGAGACAGCAACCGAGGGCAGTGTGTGCAGGCGTGCAGATGGGAGTATAGTATATCCGAAAAATCACGCAGGGGCAGTTTTTATGATGTAATAGAGGATGAGCGGGGTACGTATATCCTCAATAGTAAAGACCTTAATATGCTTGAGCATTTGAGGGCTCTGATTGATGTGGGAGTGACCTCATTTAAGATTGAAGGCAGAATGAAGTCCCCTTATTATGTGGCTACGGTAACAAATGCCTACAGGCGGGTGCTTGATAAAATGAAAGAAGATATCAATTATAAACCCATAAAAACACTGAAAGATGAGTTATATAAAGCTAGTCACAGACAGTATACTACGGGATTTAATTTTAAAGACAGATTTAAAGAAGAAAGAGAATGTCTTGAAAGTTCTATGCCTGTTCAGACGCATGAGTTTATGGCGCTTGTTTTAGAGGACCGAAAAGACGGATTTGTTTTGGTTCAGCAACGCAACCGCTTTGAGGTTGGTGAAGAATTAGAAATACTCAGCCCTAATGATACTTTCAATAAAAAGTTTAAAGTGACAAAAATTAAAAATCTAAATGGCAAAGAAGTTGAAATGGCCAAACTTGTGCAAGAAAAACTGATGCTAAAAACCAAATTATCGCTTAAGGCAGGGGATATTTTGAGAAAAAGGGTAGCGGGAGGGGGTTGA